The genomic window ATGATTAGAGCAAAAAATATTCAGAAATTCTACGACGATTTACAAGTTTTAAAAGGTGTTGATATACACATAAAACCAAGTGAAGTTGTTTCTATTGTTGGAGCTTCGGGCGCCGGAAAAACAACACTTTTACAAATTTTAGGGACTTTAGATAAAGCATCGCCTAGTGAAAATTTCGAATTAATTATAAACAACACTAATATTGGTGCGCTTAACGATAAGGCTTTAGCTAAATTTAGAAATGAACATATTGGTTTTATTTTTCAATTCCATCAATTATTACCAGAATTTACGGCTATTGAAAACGTATGTTTACCCGCATTTATAAAAGGTACTAATAAAAAAGATGCTGAAAAACGAGCTAAAGAATTATTAGATTTTTTAGGATTATCTCATCGTTATAATCATAAACCAAACGA from Algibacter sp. L1A34 includes these protein-coding regions:
- a CDS encoding ABC transporter ATP-binding protein: MIRAKNIQKFYDDLQVLKGVDIHIKPSEVVSIVGASGAGKTTLLQILGTLDKASPSENFELIINNTNIGALNDKALAKFRNEHIGFIFQFHQLLPEFTAIENVCLPAFIKGTNKKDAEKRAKELLDFLGLSHRYNHKPNELSGGEQQRVAVARALINSPDLIFADEPSGNLDSESAENLHSLFFKLRDEFGQTFVIVTHNEELANLADRKLTMVDGNIVN